A single window of Desulfovibrio psychrotolerans DNA harbors:
- a CDS encoding HD domain-containing phosphohydrolase, which translates to MSDKNNDIRNNTFPVSSGAGCTGLDSAGRHAPSDAEAMICSFLRVSDELNQLKDVDTILDRTLTEVRALANADAGSIFLVEDGRLRFSYVHNDTLFAKDATNAAVYSNFAVPITEASIVGYSALSGETLIIDDAYTLDPSLPFKFNPSYDKATGYKTTSILTIPLKIAQGKLVGVMQIINAKDTAGRSVPFDRTAQTYIPLFANNTAIAIERGIMTRELILRMMKMAELRDPTETGAHVQRVGAYCAEIYHRYALNKGVPVKELKRTKDLLRLAAMLHDVGKVGISDSILKKPGKLTGEEFDIIKLHTVYGARLFENSTSDLDAMCRDIALNHHEKWSGGGYPGFVDALFEGDPHLGTASKNGEEIPLAARICALADVYDALASPRSYKEPFPEDKVLDIIKKDTGTHFDPEVTEAFLQIHDVILAIRSKYQ; encoded by the coding sequence ATGTCAGACAAGAACAACGACATCCGCAATAACACATTCCCTGTATCGTCCGGGGCTGGATGTACCGGGCTGGATTCTGCCGGGCGGCACGCGCCTTCCGATGCGGAAGCCATGATATGCAGCTTTTTGCGGGTCAGCGACGAGTTGAACCAGCTGAAGGACGTGGACACGATTCTGGACCGCACCCTCACAGAGGTGCGCGCCCTTGCCAACGCGGATGCAGGCTCCATTTTTCTGGTGGAGGATGGCAGGCTGCGCTTCAGCTATGTGCACAACGACACCCTATTTGCCAAAGACGCCACCAACGCGGCGGTCTATTCCAACTTTGCCGTTCCCATTACGGAAGCCTCCATTGTAGGCTATTCCGCCCTTTCCGGCGAAACGCTCATTATTGATGATGCCTATACGCTGGACCCTTCGCTTCCGTTCAAGTTCAACCCCTCCTACGACAAGGCAACGGGCTACAAGACCACATCCATACTCACCATTCCGCTGAAGATAGCGCAGGGTAAACTTGTGGGCGTGATGCAGATAATTAATGCCAAGGACACCGCAGGACGTTCCGTGCCCTTTGACCGCACCGCGCAGACATATATTCCCCTTTTCGCCAACAACACCGCCATTGCCATAGAACGAGGCATAATGACCCGCGAACTCATCCTGCGCATGATGAAAATGGCGGAACTGCGTGACCCTACGGAGACAGGCGCACATGTTCAGCGTGTGGGAGCCTACTGCGCGGAAATTTACCACCGCTACGCCCTGAACAAGGGGGTTCCGGTGAAGGAACTGAAGCGCACCAAAGACCTGTTGCGCCTTGCCGCCATGCTGCATGATGTGGGCAAGGTAGGCATATCGGACTCCATTCTTAAAAAACCCGGCAAGCTCACCGGGGAGGAGTTTGATATCATAAAGCTGCACACCGTATACGGTGCCCGCCTGTTCGAAAACTCCACCTCGGATCTGGACGCCATGTGCCGCGACATAGCCCTGAACCATCACGAAAAATGGAGTGGTGGCGGCTACCCCGGATTTGTGGACGCCCTGTTCGAGGGTGATCCGCATCTTGGCACCGCCTCCAAAAACGGGGAAGAAATCCCCCTCGCCGCCCGCATATGCGCACTGGCGGACGTGTATGACGCGCTGGCTTCCCCCCGCTCATACAAAGAGCCATTCCCGGAAGATAAGGTGCTGGACATTATCAAAAAGGACACCGGCACGCATTTTGACCCGGAAGTGACGGAAGCGTTCCTGCAGATACACGACGTCATCCTTGCCATACGCAGCAAGTATCAGTAG
- a CDS encoding PAS domain S-box protein produces the protein MEQYSGILVGLVQNVALLLAAALFFDLFASRWRRGVGHLPAKLFTGFLLGVIGMVVMLTPWTFTPGVMFDTRSVLIGITGLFFGTIPVLVTMGMTAALRLYQGGAGAVMGVSVILTSGIIGLLWRYRTRRLEGLSWPQLYIFGLAIHIVMLMLTLTLPGDIALRVFSGIWLPVLLIYPVATALLGSLMSRRLTSDAMEDSLCASELRHRIIFENSPLGMILFDSSGTVVDCNDKFVELMGSSRDKVIGFNTVRQSSPAMSAALQRALNGQPSTFEDAYTSVTGGRHLILRVIFNPVRPGGSPTEVIATLEDITERRQAEESLRAREAALNSIFRAAPVGIGVVVDRVFVRVNDRLCEMTGYSQEDLVGSNARMLYPDDESYRYVGDEKYRQIRERGTGTVETHWRRKDGGIMDVLLSSTPMNLADYSVGVTFTALDITERKRGEEMLRESEARFRTLHNASFGGITIHDHGLILDCNQGLADITGYTVDELVGMDGLLLIEESCRGDVMERIRAGYEKPYESLGVRKNGEVYHIRLEARQIPYKGRQVRVVEFRDITEQKRAEEAIRQSEERFRLIIEDVEVAVQGYDSNLRVIYWNRASERLYGYTDEEAMGRSLLELIIPEPMRDGVKEAVENWVRNGVPIPAAELVLQHKDGSEVPVYSSHAIQRRPGGDMELFCVDVDLSDFRKMHTALLAAKEQAEAASRSKSEFLANMSHELRTPLNGIMGMLQLMEATHLDEEQRDYARAALESSRRLTRLLSDILDLSRIEAGKMELYMEPFDLRETLHSMELLFRPSASQSGNLLEFRISEDFPPRLMGDVVRLQQVISNLVGNALKFTKGGSVTVEAYPLQAIKPHEYRVLFAIADTGVGIPDDKQNELFHPFTQVDGSMARQHQGAGLGLSICKRLVALMGGSISIASEEGVGTTVHFCVTLGRSDDAVLVPEELESAESALPERPLRILLAEDERVNRSLVIKLMEKHGHAVTAVEDGQQAVRALAAEEFDVVLMDVQMPVMDGVQATRAIREGTAGKDRKNVPIIALTAHAMSGDRERLLEAGVDEYLAKPFDVGTLLRILRRSMR, from the coding sequence ATGGAGCAGTATTCCGGGATACTTGTCGGGTTGGTGCAGAATGTGGCGCTTCTTCTGGCGGCGGCCCTGTTCTTTGATCTTTTTGCCTCGCGTTGGCGCAGGGGGGTGGGACACCTGCCCGCCAAGCTGTTCACGGGCTTCCTGCTCGGTGTTATCGGCATGGTGGTCATGCTTACGCCGTGGACCTTCACACCTGGCGTTATGTTCGATACCCGTTCGGTGCTGATAGGTATAACCGGGCTGTTCTTCGGTACTATTCCTGTCCTTGTGACCATGGGCATGACGGCAGCACTGCGTCTGTATCAGGGCGGGGCTGGGGCAGTCATGGGTGTCAGCGTCATACTTACTTCCGGTATCATCGGCCTGCTGTGGAGATACCGCACCCGGCGGCTGGAAGGACTTTCATGGCCGCAGCTGTATATCTTCGGCCTGGCCATCCATATCGTCATGCTCATGCTCACGCTGACTCTTCCCGGCGACATCGCCTTGCGTGTGTTCTCCGGTATCTGGCTGCCTGTCCTGTTGATCTATCCCGTTGCCACAGCCCTGCTCGGCAGCCTTATGTCGCGCCGTCTCACCAGCGATGCCATGGAAGATTCGCTTTGTGCCAGCGAACTGCGCCACAGAATCATTTTTGAGAACAGCCCGCTGGGTATGATTCTGTTCGATTCCTCGGGCACCGTGGTGGATTGCAACGATAAGTTCGTGGAGCTTATGGGTTCATCCCGCGACAAGGTCATAGGCTTCAATACCGTGCGGCAAAGCTCGCCTGCCATGAGTGCCGCCCTGCAACGTGCCCTGAACGGTCAGCCGTCCACGTTTGAGGATGCCTACACCTCCGTTACGGGTGGCAGGCACCTGATTCTTCGCGTCATTTTCAATCCCGTGCGCCCGGGGGGTTCGCCCACAGAGGTCATCGCCACGCTGGAAGACATTACCGAACGCAGGCAGGCAGAGGAATCGCTGCGCGCCCGCGAGGCAGCCCTGAACAGCATATTCCGGGCCGCTCCCGTAGGCATAGGCGTGGTTGTGGACCGGGTTTTTGTTCGGGTCAATGACCGGCTGTGCGAGATGACAGGATACTCGCAGGAGGACTTGGTAGGCAGCAACGCCCGGATGCTCTATCCCGATGACGAAAGCTACCGTTACGTGGGGGATGAAAAGTACCGGCAGATACGGGAACGCGGAACGGGAACGGTGGAAACGCATTGGCGGCGCAAGGACGGTGGCATCATGGATGTGCTGCTCAGTTCCACCCCCATGAATCTTGCAGACTATTCGGTGGGGGTAACCTTTACGGCGCTGGATATCACCGAACGCAAGCGGGGCGAAGAGATGTTGCGGGAGAGCGAGGCCCGTTTCCGCACGCTGCACAATGCCTCGTTCGGGGGCATAACTATCCATGATCATGGACTTATTCTCGACTGTAATCAGGGGCTTGCGGATATTACCGGGTATACGGTGGATGAACTGGTGGGCATGGACGGCTTGCTGCTTATTGAAGAGTCCTGTCGGGGCGACGTGATGGAGAGGATTCGAGCCGGCTATGAAAAACCCTATGAATCACTTGGAGTGCGTAAGAACGGCGAGGTCTACCACATTCGCCTTGAAGCGCGGCAGATACCCTATAAAGGGCGGCAGGTCCGCGTGGTGGAATTCCGGGATATAACAGAACAGAAGCGGGCGGAAGAGGCCATCCGGCAGAGCGAGGAACGCTTCCGCCTGATTATTGAAGATGTGGAGGTGGCTGTGCAGGGCTACGACAGCAACCTGCGGGTGATATACTGGAACAGGGCCAGCGAACGGCTTTACGGCTATACCGATGAAGAGGCCATGGGGCGGTCTCTGTTGGAGTTGATCATACCGGAACCTATGAGGGATGGTGTGAAGGAGGCGGTAGAAAACTGGGTGCGCAACGGGGTGCCCATTCCGGCTGCGGAATTGGTGCTGCAGCATAAAGATGGGTCCGAGGTGCCCGTGTATTCTTCGCACGCCATCCAGCGCAGACCGGGCGGCGATATGGAACTGTTCTGCGTGGATGTGGACCTCTCCGACTTCCGCAAGATGCACACGGCACTGCTTGCAGCCAAGGAGCAGGCAGAGGCGGCAAGCCGCAGCAAGTCTGAATTTCTGGCCAACATGAGCCATGAACTGCGCACCCCGCTCAATGGCATTATGGGTATGCTGCAACTTATGGAGGCAACCCACCTTGACGAGGAGCAGAGGGATTATGCCCGTGCGGCACTTGAATCATCCCGGCGTCTTACCCGCCTGCTCAGCGATATTCTGGACTTGTCGCGCATTGAGGCAGGCAAGATGGAACTCTACATGGAGCCGTTCGACCTGAGGGAGACGCTGCATTCCATGGAACTGCTGTTCCGCCCCAGTGCCAGCCAGTCCGGCAACCTTCTGGAATTCAGGATTTCAGAGGATTTTCCGCCCAGACTCATGGGAGATGTGGTCCGGCTGCAGCAGGTGATAAGCAATCTGGTGGGTAACGCCCTCAAGTTTACAAAGGGCGGGTCCGTAACTGTGGAAGCATATCCCCTGCAGGCCATAAAGCCCCATGAGTACAGGGTGCTTTTTGCCATTGCGGATACGGGAGTGGGTATTCCGGACGATAAACAGAACGAGTTGTTTCATCCCTTTACGCAGGTGGATGGAAGCATGGCCCGCCAGCATCAGGGCGCGGGGCTGGGGCTTTCCATCTGCAAGCGTCTGGTGGCCCTCATGGGAGGGAGTATCTCCATAGCCAGTGAAGAAGGGGTGGGAACCACCGTGCACTTCTGTGTCACGCTGGGGCGGAGCGATGACGCCGTCCTGGTGCCGGAGGAACTGGAATCTGCCGAAAGCGCATTGCCTGAGCGGCCGTTGCGTATTCTGCTGGCAGAGGATGAACGGGTGAACCGCTCGCTCGTTATTAAGCTCATGGAAAAGCACGGGCACGCTGTTACTGCCGTGGAGGATGGGCAGCAAGCCGTGCGTGCGCTGGCGGCAGAGGAGTTTGATGTGGTGCTTATGGACGTGCAGATGCCTGTAATGGACGGCGTGCAGGCCACGCGGGCCATACGCGAAGGGACCGCCGGAAAGGACAGAAAGAACGTGCCCATCATCGCGCTTACCGCGCATGCCATGTCAGGTGACCGTGAACGCCTGCTGGAAGCAGGCGTGGACGAGTATCTGGCCAAACCTTTCGATGTGGGCACGCTGCTCCGTATTCTACGCCGCTCCATGCGTTAA
- a CDS encoding formyltransferase family protein translates to MKIVICTKRDLAGNLALNRLVSALAPRHNVHVVLSDYVLKAERANLLAACLLNHERDMPLKLFYPYLDDRFPEGSTAEYQTFSGISKKFGIPVELWGRASRPEAAAAMRALAPDVILSCRYDFIFREDIISIPRLGIYGMHPGVLPQIQGLCGPFRAMQMRHARSGCTVFHIDPGIDSGDVVDVGWADIRYDRSLLWNFVQTYFAGIEAFLRHLPVLEREERLPGTSQDKTQEQYFSYPTEEEFRQFAENGGRLIDMDDYRQLLSLYLPQGLDDPCLPEMEDLLNPSGC, encoded by the coding sequence TTGAAAATCGTCATCTGCACCAAACGTGATCTTGCGGGAAATCTGGCTCTGAACAGGCTTGTGAGCGCGCTTGCTCCCCGCCACAATGTCCATGTGGTTCTCTCCGACTATGTGCTCAAGGCGGAGCGGGCAAACCTGCTGGCAGCATGCCTGCTCAATCATGAACGGGATATGCCCCTGAAACTGTTTTACCCCTATCTGGATGACAGGTTCCCGGAAGGCAGTACTGCAGAATACCAAACATTTTCCGGAATTTCCAAAAAATTCGGCATTCCGGTCGAACTATGGGGCCGGGCCAGCAGGCCCGAAGCGGCCGCCGCCATGCGCGCCCTTGCCCCGGATGTCATACTCTCCTGCCGGTACGACTTCATCTTCAGAGAAGACATCATCTCCATTCCCCGCCTTGGCATATATGGCATGCACCCCGGTGTATTGCCTCAGATTCAGGGATTATGCGGCCCTTTTCGCGCCATGCAGATGCGTCATGCCCGCTCAGGCTGCACGGTCTTCCACATTGACCCCGGCATAGACAGTGGCGACGTGGTGGACGTGGGCTGGGCAGATATACGGTATGACCGTTCGCTGCTCTGGAATTTTGTGCAGACATATTTTGCAGGCATAGAAGCGTTTTTGCGCCACCTGCCCGTGCTGGAACGGGAAGAACGGCTGCCCGGCACATCGCAGGACAAGACACAGGAGCAGTATTTCAGCTACCCCACAGAAGAAGAATTCAGGCAGTTTGCTGAAAACGGCGGCAGGCTCATAGACATGGACGACTACCGCCAACTGCTCTCACTCTACCTGCCACAGGGGCTGGACGACCCCTGTCTGCCGGAGATGGAAGACCTGCTCAATCCTTCCGGCTGCTGA
- a CDS encoding SLC13 family permease, protein MLSLIILIAIIVAALVLFIGGWIAVDLVGLLVLSALALTGLVTTNEALAGFSSSAVITVLALFIISAGLSRTGIAYRLGQPLQRFAQSPEWLLVTVLMATASILSALINTTTVAIILLPTVMDLARRSGRSPSRLLLPMALGCLLGGPFTGISTPPNMMIIDALKSAGFAPFGIFDFTPITGVIVLCGIAFVVLGGSRLLPSRDALAKNRKANAVESSYQLDTHIFSLSIRPDSPLAGRTLGETRLGSALNLTVLALRREGEMRLAPGPSDAVRGGDTLIVHGSVEHYRRLYGSQHLRTENGNGATVHVLKKFCTARGVVTEKSPLLGVSLAQSSLRREQRVHVLSLHAGDRKEQGDLLHHPMEQGDVLFLMGERESLEKLEQLGMLGGLEIVECAPEKVCPDASFMSVRVPEGSVLVGRTLAETRLGNAFALTVVGIERSGEARMMPAPDEVVQAEDILLLHGLDRDLAVLQGLQELVFSETPPGIVAELESQQVCATEVLLSPRTNLSGKTLADLRFREHYGLNVLAIWSGGRARRTGLQEQPLQFGDGMLVYGPRKNLAAVARDRDFLVLDQSAAQAPLLEKAPVAAVIMLGVILSAILGLVPISIAALTGAALMVLVGCLSMEEAYRSVEWKVIFLIATLLPLGVAFERTGAAQMGAEALIVLVGDMGPRWVVAALFLVTVLGTQVIPTAALVVLMSPVALSTSANLNISPHLLMMTVAMAASASFASPLSHPAHLLVMGPGGYRFMDYVKIGVPITIITMLVCVFLLPLFWPA, encoded by the coding sequence GTGCTTTCGCTGATTATTCTTATTGCCATCATCGTGGCAGCCCTTGTGCTGTTCATCGGCGGCTGGATAGCCGTAGACCTTGTGGGGCTGCTCGTGCTCTCCGCCCTTGCTCTCACCGGGCTTGTCACCACCAACGAGGCTCTGGCGGGGTTCAGCAGTTCTGCGGTTATAACGGTGCTGGCCCTGTTTATTATCTCTGCCGGGCTTTCCCGCACGGGCATAGCCTACCGGCTGGGGCAGCCCCTGCAACGTTTTGCCCAAAGCCCGGAATGGCTGCTGGTGACCGTGCTCATGGCTACGGCGAGCATTCTTTCCGCGCTCATAAATACCACCACTGTTGCCATCATTCTGCTGCCTACGGTTATGGATCTTGCCCGCCGCAGCGGCAGGTCTCCTTCCCGCCTTCTGCTGCCCATGGCGTTGGGCTGCCTTTTGGGCGGGCCGTTTACAGGAATTTCCACCCCGCCCAACATGATGATCATTGATGCACTGAAGAGTGCCGGGTTCGCCCCCTTTGGGATATTCGACTTTACGCCCATAACCGGTGTCATAGTCCTGTGCGGCATCGCCTTTGTGGTGCTGGGCGGTTCACGTCTGCTGCCCAGCCGGGACGCGCTTGCCAAGAACCGCAAAGCCAATGCCGTGGAATCGTCCTACCAGTTGGATACGCACATTTTTTCCCTTTCCATCCGTCCGGATTCACCCCTTGCCGGGCGAACGCTGGGTGAGACGCGCCTTGGCTCCGCCCTCAACCTTACAGTGCTGGCCCTGCGGAGAGAAGGCGAAATGCGTCTTGCCCCCGGCCCTTCCGATGCCGTACGGGGCGGCGACACCCTTATCGTGCATGGCTCGGTGGAACACTACCGGCGTCTGTACGGCAGCCAGCATCTGCGCACGGAAAACGGCAACGGGGCGACTGTGCATGTGCTGAAAAAGTTTTGCACGGCGCGCGGTGTGGTTACGGAAAAATCTCCGCTGCTGGGCGTCTCGCTTGCGCAGAGCTCCCTGCGCCGTGAACAGCGTGTGCACGTCTTGTCACTGCATGCGGGAGACAGGAAAGAGCAGGGCGATCTGCTGCATCATCCCATGGAGCAGGGAGATGTCCTGTTTCTCATGGGCGAGAGGGAGTCGCTGGAAAAGTTGGAGCAACTGGGCATGCTGGGTGGGTTGGAGATTGTGGAATGCGCCCCGGAAAAGGTGTGCCCCGATGCCTCGTTCATGTCCGTGCGCGTGCCGGAAGGCTCCGTGCTGGTGGGTCGTACCCTGGCGGAAACCCGCCTTGGCAATGCATTTGCCCTTACCGTGGTGGGCATTGAACGCAGCGGAGAGGCGCGCATGATGCCCGCTCCCGATGAGGTGGTGCAGGCAGAGGATATCCTTCTCCTGCACGGACTGGACCGTGACCTTGCGGTGTTGCAGGGGTTGCAGGAACTTGTTTTCTCCGAAACGCCTCCCGGCATCGTGGCCGAACTGGAATCGCAGCAGGTGTGCGCTACCGAGGTGCTGCTTTCGCCCCGCACCAACTTGAGCGGTAAAACGCTGGCCGACCTGCGCTTCCGTGAGCATTACGGATTGAACGTGCTGGCCATATGGAGCGGCGGACGTGCCCGCAGAACCGGTTTGCAGGAACAGCCGTTGCAGTTCGGAGACGGAATGCTTGTATACGGCCCGCGTAAAAACCTTGCCGCTGTTGCGCGCGACAGAGACTTCCTTGTGCTGGACCAGTCCGCCGCGCAGGCTCCCCTGCTGGAAAAGGCTCCCGTGGCGGCGGTCATAATGCTGGGGGTCATCCTCAGCGCCATTCTGGGGCTGGTGCCCATTTCCATTGCTGCGCTCACCGGAGCCGCCCTCATGGTGCTGGTGGGGTGCCTGAGCATGGAAGAGGCGTACCGCTCCGTGGAGTGGAAGGTCATTTTCCTCATCGCCACACTGCTTCCGCTCGGGGTGGCTTTTGAGCGCACGGGCGCGGCGCAGATGGGGGCAGAGGCGCTCATCGTCCTTGTGGGTGATATGGGGCCGCGGTGGGTTGTGGCAGCGCTTTTTCTGGTCACCGTGCTGGGCACGCAGGTCATTCCCACCGCCGCTCTGGTGGTGCTCATGTCGCCTGTTGCGCTCAGCACGTCGGCCAACCTGAACATTTCGCCCCACCTGCTTATGATGACGGTGGCCATGGCGGCGTCTGCAAGCTTTGCCAGCCCCCTGTCGCATCCGGCCCATCTGCTGGTCATGGGGCCGGGGGGCTACCGCTTTATGGATTACGTGAAGATAGGCGTGCCCATAACCATCATCACCATGCTGGTGTGCGTGTTTCTGCTCCCTCTGTTTTGGCCTGCGTAA
- a CDS encoding diguanylate cyclase has product MAMKKHYLRPLLLIAILCAGLDGLLYYQMLNQHLNNQRVDASLRLATLRARLEKEITANLLLVQGMANFISVTPGLTPQIFTQYARETLQDSPVIRNLGAAPDYVMRYVYPLEGNEAVLGVSYRDLPEQWETASRTERTGELIVDGPLQLVQGGTGIIGRAPVFVYQKGQRHFWGVVSSVIDADRLYDMAGMRDTTLKLALRAVDEYGQEGPVFWGQQDLFDPKMNAVRMPVTFPSGNWVLAGTPEHGWSHTPPLAFMIHGLVLLLFLVSGFAAYRAARRNHLIEQTRESLNHAQALSHLGSWDADMRTGDLWWSDETFRIFGTDREEHTPSLRGFLGMVHPDDRELVENQFAESLRSCGSYSVDHRIILADGTVRHVQERGITECDATGTPIRSTGTIQDITDRKLIEDALKANEAQMRAMAEASHDALIMIDSDDHIMFWSPAAERMFGWTRKEALGRSLHLLVTQESDREKAWKGLKHFAATGQGPVVGSVMEFMAVKKDGELFPVERSVAAFRLGNSYYAVGSLRDITQRKKAEQELHAFSDRLELASRAGGIGVWEWNLKDDSLIWDEQMLAIYKIRGGEFSGLYEAWKGRVHPADITAAHNAIQEAGRSASPWEWEFRIIWPDGSVRHVRAAALTRRDAQGQPEHMIGVNWDVTESRMLQEQLHNLATTDALTGLANRRWFMEQTERELERCSRYDSPFSLIMFDADKFKSVNDTYGHDAGDIVLKAIAEAARSVLREVDILGRLGGEEFAVGLPETDIEGGRLVAERIRLAMQDSGVELEDGTTVRFTVSLGVAEYSEACSSLETLLKQSDMALYRAKQNGRNRVECSLVPPVQ; this is encoded by the coding sequence ATGGCCATGAAAAAACACTATCTTCGCCCCCTCCTCCTTATCGCAATCCTGTGCGCGGGGCTGGACGGATTATTGTATTACCAGATGCTCAACCAGCACCTGAATAACCAGAGAGTGGATGCTTCTCTGAGGCTGGCCACCCTGCGGGCCCGCCTCGAAAAGGAAATTACCGCAAACCTGCTGCTGGTGCAGGGCATGGCGAACTTTATCTCTGTAACTCCCGGGCTTACTCCGCAGATATTTACGCAATACGCGCGGGAAACGCTGCAGGATTCCCCCGTTATCCGCAATCTGGGGGCGGCTCCCGATTATGTAATGCGCTATGTCTACCCGCTGGAAGGCAACGAGGCAGTTCTTGGCGTGAGCTACCGCGACCTACCGGAGCAGTGGGAAACGGCCAGCCGTACGGAGCGTACAGGGGAACTGATCGTGGACGGCCCCTTGCAACTGGTGCAGGGCGGCACCGGCATAATCGGACGGGCTCCGGTTTTTGTGTACCAGAAAGGGCAGAGACATTTCTGGGGAGTTGTCTCTTCCGTCATTGACGCGGACCGCCTGTACGATATGGCGGGCATGCGTGATACCACCCTGAAACTGGCTCTACGCGCAGTGGATGAATACGGGCAGGAAGGACCGGTCTTCTGGGGACAGCAGGATCTGTTCGACCCCAAAATGAATGCCGTCCGCATGCCGGTTACGTTTCCTTCCGGAAACTGGGTGCTGGCAGGCACGCCGGAACATGGCTGGTCGCACACCCCGCCCCTTGCCTTTATGATACACGGTCTGGTGCTGCTGCTCTTTCTTGTGTCCGGTTTTGCAGCATACAGGGCCGCCCGCAGAAACCACCTTATCGAGCAGACACGCGAAAGCCTGAACCACGCGCAGGCTCTGTCCCATCTAGGCAGCTGGGACGCTGACATGCGCACCGGCGACCTGTGGTGGTCGGATGAAACGTTCCGGATATTCGGCACAGACAGGGAAGAGCACACCCCATCACTCAGAGGCTTTCTGGGCATGGTCCATCCCGACGACCGGGAACTGGTGGAAAACCAGTTTGCGGAAAGTCTGCGTTCGTGCGGCAGCTATTCCGTGGACCACCGTATAATCCTTGCCGACGGTACGGTACGCCACGTGCAGGAACGCGGAATAACCGAATGCGACGCCACCGGTACCCCCATACGCTCCACGGGAACCATTCAGGACATAACCGACCGCAAACTCATAGAAGATGCGCTGAAGGCCAATGAGGCACAGATGCGGGCCATGGCGGAGGCATCGCACGATGCCCTGATCATGATCGACTCCGATGATCACATCATGTTCTGGAGTCCCGCTGCAGAAAGAATGTTCGGCTGGACCCGCAAAGAGGCATTGGGCAGAAGCCTGCATCTGCTTGTCACGCAGGAAAGCGACAGGGAAAAGGCGTGGAAGGGGCTTAAGCACTTTGCCGCCACCGGCCAGGGGCCTGTAGTCGGCTCGGTGATGGAGTTCATGGCCGTTAAAAAAGACGGGGAGCTCTTCCCCGTGGAACGTTCCGTTGCGGCTTTCAGGCTGGGCAATTCCTATTATGCTGTGGGCAGCCTGCGCGACATAACCCAGCGCAAGAAGGCGGAACAGGAACTGCATGCCTTTTCAGACAGGCTGGAACTTGCATCACGCGCGGGTGGCATAGGCGTATGGGAATGGAACCTGAAAGACGACTCCCTGATATGGGATGAGCAGATGCTTGCCATTTACAAAATTCGTGGCGGAGAATTCTCCGGCCTGTACGAAGCGTGGAAAGGCCGTGTGCACCCGGCGGACATAACAGCCGCCCACAATGCCATACAGGAGGCGGGCAGAAGTGCCAGCCCGTGGGAGTGGGAGTTCCGCATCATCTGGCCGGATGGTTCCGTACGCCATGTGCGGGCAGCCGCACTGACCCGCCGAGACGCGCAAGGCCAGCCGGAACACATGATAGGCGTGAACTGGGATGTTACTGAATCGCGCATGCTACAGGAACAACTGCACAATCTGGCAACCACGGACGCGCTGACGGGCCTTGCCAACCGCCGGTGGTTCATGGAGCAGACAGAGCGGGAACTGGAGCGTTGCAGCCGGTATGACTCGCCCTTCTCGCTCATCATGTTTGATGCGGATAAATTTAAATCTGTTAACGACACCTACGGACACGATGCAGGGGATATTGTGCTTAAAGCCATTGCCGAAGCAGCCCGGTCGGTGCTGCGCGAGGTGGATATCCTTGGACGTTTGGGGGGCGAGGAGTTCGCCGTCGGGCTTCCGGAAACAGATATTGAGGGCGGCCGGCTGGTGGCGGAACGCATACGCCTTGCCATGCAGGACAGCGGCGTGGAGTTGGAAGACGGCACCACCGTGCGATTTACGGTAAGTCTGGGGGTTGCCGAATATTCTGAAGCCTGCTCCAGTCTGGAAACACTGCTCAAGCAGTCGGATATGGCACTTTACCGGGCCAAGCAAAACGGACGAAACAGGGTGGAGTGCTCGCTTGTGCCTCCGGTGCAGTAG